CCAGTACAAAGACGGAACCGTCGAGCGATTCATGGGCACTGACACCACCCCTCCCGGCACCGATCCACTCACCAACGTCCAATCTAAAGACGTCACCATCAACCCCCAAAAAGGCGTTGCCGCCCGCCTGTACCTCCCACCAAACCCCGCCGGAAAACTCCCTCTCCTCATCTACATCCACGGCGGTGCCTTCTGCATCTGCTCCCCCTTCAATACCACCTACCACCGCCACCTCAACACACTCACCGACGAGACCAACGCCGTCGTCGTTTCCGTCCACTACCGCCTCGCACCGGAACACCCCCTCCCCACCGCATACGACGACACATGGGAAGCCATACAGTGGACCGCCACACACGCCGCCGCACACGGAGGCGGCCCTGAGCCCTGGCTCAACGACCACGCGGACTTCTCCCGCGTGTTCTTAGCCGGAGACAGCGCCGGCGCCAACCTTGCTCATAACATGGCCATGCGCGGTGCTGTCGAGGGTTTCGGAGGGTTCACTCTCGACGGCGTCGTTTTGATCCATCCGTACTTCGGTAACGACCAGAGAGACGAACTCACAGAATTTCTTTACCCTTCTTACGGAGGGCTAACCGACCCGAAAATCCATCCGGAAAAGGATCCGAACCTATCGGGTTTGGGATGCAGGCGCGTGTTGGTTTTGGTTGCGGAGAAAGATTTcttgagagagagagggaggagTTACTACGAAACGGTTAAGGGAAGCGCGTGGAGTGGGACGGTTGAGATGGTTGAAACTGAAGGAGAAGGACACGTGTTCCATTTGATGAACCCTTCTGCCGAAAAATCTGTGGACCTTGTTAAACAGATTGTTTCCTTCATTAAACAGAGCCAGTGCTAGAGACCCTGCCCTTTATTTTGTTTGTCCTAGCTTGATTATGAGTGAGACCCACAAACTTCAATGCCTTTTGGGTTGTTTCTTTTCCCTGTTTTTTGTGCTGTTATTTGGTatagcaataataataaattggaTGGTCAAATACTGAAATGTGATC
This sequence is a window from Arachis stenosperma cultivar V10309 chromosome 10, arast.V10309.gnm1.PFL2, whole genome shotgun sequence. Protein-coding genes within it:
- the LOC130956367 gene encoding 2-hydroxyisoflavanone dehydratase-like; this encodes MDPNSNKEVLREFPRLFRQYKDGTVERFMGTDTTPPGTDPLTNVQSKDVTINPQKGVAARLYLPPNPAGKLPLLIYIHGGAFCICSPFNTTYHRHLNTLTDETNAVVVSVHYRLAPEHPLPTAYDDTWEAIQWTATHAAAHGGGPEPWLNDHADFSRVFLAGDSAGANLAHNMAMRGAVEGFGGFTLDGVVLIHPYFGNDQRDELTEFLYPSYGGLTDPKIHPEKDPNLSGLGCRRVLVLVAEKDFLRERGRSYYETVKGSAWSGTVEMVETEGEGHVFHLMNPSAEKSVDLVKQIVSFIKQSQC